The following are from one region of the Pseudodesulfovibrio piezophilus C1TLV30 genome:
- a CDS encoding HEAT repeat domain-containing protein encodes MAECTEYLALLKSDDKEVVREGAFRAGEDNCVEAVGVLAELLQTNHLGIQEAADSSLRKIGGKETVRAVLPLLRSDEAPVRNLSMDILREVGCQDLPSLIELVHDEDTDIRIFATDILGSTDNLLAVEPLCMALLKDPEVNVRYQAAVSLGELGKAEAAPCLNKAIEDEEWVQYSVVEALTKIGHASSVDAMVKALDKASDLVASMIIDSLGEMGNVKAVTMLLRRMDDSHTALRNKIVKAVVKILGGKSLTLLNTAERERFREYLLVALKDEDEDIQDAAIQGLAYVGGEQASGGILDIASKLDQDRDQERLNSIIGFLAEIGLTDALREGVHGENPDRARVSVQALSQVSPGATCSERDVCGVLMAAFWEVGLPIQRQIVSVTAERGGEHAQNFFIKILDEHTDGTVLKSAVYFLGEKLRLAEVADRIFPLLQHQYDDVKEAALEACIAINGPVVRERFKAMFSSDNPVDRLMSTYALGKLGAMENLDVLGKALEDEIPDIRKVAIEALATSCESYDEWKPMVLGMLDDESKDVRLTVIEILGKCFTEDFVQYMIRALDDGDDWVKIRAIDALGEHQSKEAVPKLIEMLENPNRFVQMKIIEALGGIGGTSAFRALLEMTNRDEYELVSAAESAISNIQEAQG; translated from the coding sequence ATGGCGGAATGCACAGAATATTTGGCACTGTTGAAAAGCGACGACAAAGAAGTCGTGCGTGAGGGCGCATTTCGTGCCGGAGAGGACAACTGTGTTGAAGCAGTCGGGGTACTCGCCGAGTTGTTGCAAACCAATCATTTGGGTATTCAGGAGGCTGCGGATAGTTCCCTGCGGAAGATAGGTGGCAAGGAGACTGTACGCGCAGTTCTTCCTCTGTTGCGCTCTGATGAAGCCCCGGTTCGAAATCTTTCCATGGACATTCTGCGTGAGGTAGGTTGTCAGGATCTTCCCTCGTTGATTGAACTCGTTCACGATGAAGATACGGATATTCGGATATTTGCAACGGACATCCTTGGTTCGACGGACAATCTGTTGGCAGTCGAGCCCCTTTGTATGGCTTTGCTCAAGGATCCGGAAGTCAATGTGCGCTATCAGGCTGCGGTGAGCCTGGGGGAGCTTGGGAAGGCTGAGGCTGCTCCGTGTCTGAATAAGGCTATAGAGGATGAGGAGTGGGTTCAGTATTCGGTTGTCGAAGCATTGACCAAGATAGGGCATGCCAGTTCTGTGGATGCCATGGTCAAGGCCTTGGATAAGGCGTCCGACCTTGTTGCTTCAATGATCATTGATTCACTTGGAGAAATGGGGAATGTCAAGGCTGTAACCATGTTGCTCAGACGTATGGATGATTCGCATACGGCTTTGAGAAACAAAATTGTCAAGGCTGTTGTCAAGATTCTTGGTGGCAAGTCTCTGACATTGCTTAATACTGCTGAACGGGAACGGTTCCGAGAATATTTATTGGTTGCCCTTAAAGATGAGGATGAAGACATTCAGGACGCCGCCATCCAGGGATTGGCTTATGTGGGGGGAGAACAAGCTTCGGGTGGTATTCTCGACATTGCCAGCAAGCTGGATCAAGACAGGGATCAGGAGCGGCTAAATAGTATCATAGGGTTCCTGGCTGAAATCGGTTTGACAGATGCTCTCAGAGAAGGAGTGCATGGTGAAAATCCTGATAGGGCACGTGTTTCTGTTCAGGCCCTTTCACAAGTATCACCGGGAGCAACGTGTAGCGAACGCGATGTGTGTGGTGTGCTTATGGCTGCATTTTGGGAAGTCGGACTGCCGATTCAAAGGCAGATAGTCAGCGTGACAGCTGAACGCGGAGGAGAGCACGCTCAAAATTTCTTTATCAAGATTCTTGATGAGCATACAGACGGCACTGTTCTGAAAAGTGCTGTCTATTTCCTGGGTGAAAAATTGAGACTTGCTGAAGTGGCAGACAGGATTTTCCCTCTTTTGCAACATCAATATGATGATGTGAAGGAAGCCGCTCTGGAAGCCTGTATTGCTATTAATGGGCCGGTTGTTCGTGAGCGGTTTAAAGCGATGTTTTCGAGTGACAATCCAGTGGATAGGTTGATGTCGACTTATGCTCTGGGAAAACTTGGGGCCATGGAGAATCTTGATGTGCTTGGTAAGGCGCTTGAAGATGAAATTCCGGATATTAGAAAAGTGGCAATTGAAGCCTTGGCCACGTCTTGTGAGTCGTACGACGAATGGAAGCCGATGGTCTTGGGAATGCTTGATGATGAGAGTAAAGACGTACGACTGACTGTTATCGAAATATTGGGAAAATGCTTCACTGAAGATTTTGTTCAATATATGATTCGTGCTTTGGATGATGGCGATGATTGGGTCAAGATTAGAGCCATTGATGCTTTGGGTGAGCATCAAAGCAAGGAAGCCGTCCCCAAGCTGATTGAAATGTTGGAGAATCCCAATCGCTTTGTACAAATGAAAATTATCGAGGCATTAGGAGGGATTGGTGGGACATCCGCATTTCGGGCTTTATTGGAAATGACTAATCGTGATGAATATGAGCTTGTGAGCGCGGCAGAGAGTGCCATTTCAAATATTCAGGAAGCCCAGGGGTAG
- a CDS encoding response regulator has protein sequence MAKHILIVDDSKTVRNLVAFIMKKEGFKVTSAEDGLDGLEKLYSATEVDLIVSDVNMPRMDGLTFIKTVREQEAYRDIPIVVLSTEGQDKDIQTGLTVGANLYMVKPAQPEKLVRNVKMLLG, from the coding sequence ATGGCTAAACATATTCTAATTGTGGACGATTCCAAGACGGTACGTAACTTGGTAGCCTTTATTATGAAAAAAGAAGGATTTAAGGTCACATCTGCTGAAGATGGTTTGGACGGCCTTGAAAAATTATATAGTGCTACCGAAGTCGATTTGATCGTTTCGGACGTTAACATGCCGCGCATGGATGGCTTGACTTTCATCAAGACGGTACGTGAACAGGAAGCTTATCGGGATATCCCGATTGTGGTTTTATCTACTGAAGGCCAAGATAAGGATATCCAGACTGGCTTGACGGTTGGAGCGAATCTGTACATGGTCAAACCCGCACAGCCTGAAAAGCTGGTGAGAAATGTCAAGATGTTGCTTGGCTAA
- a CDS encoding HDOD domain-containing protein, producing the protein MDIDLKTSVKGEILAVKDLPTLPHVLEEVTKLIENPDTSSEAIAKVISTDQVLSAKVLKMVNSPIYGFPGRIGSIQHSLVLLGFNVIRGIIISTSVFDMMVQAMKGLWEHSLGCATACNIIARRAGFEDPEEYAVAGLLHDLGKVVTAVQLPDLHKHILDTVAAKDLTYFQAEKDVLGFGHDRINAWLARHWGLPPNIREAMARHHAPQLAEFYKPMSCVVHLGDFLVRLLEFGNSGDDQTAYLRPEAMIELKFKMSDLDKVMDEMSDQFIEVSDLTF; encoded by the coding sequence ATGGATATAGATCTCAAAACAAGTGTGAAGGGTGAAATCCTTGCGGTGAAGGATTTACCGACGCTACCGCATGTTCTTGAAGAAGTGACCAAGCTTATCGAGAACCCTGATACTTCGAGTGAGGCCATTGCGAAGGTTATTTCAACTGATCAGGTGCTTTCGGCCAAGGTTTTGAAGATGGTTAATTCTCCTATCTATGGTTTTCCGGGGAGAATTGGTTCTATTCAGCATTCCCTTGTCCTTCTGGGCTTCAACGTCATACGTGGTATCATTATTTCTACTTCGGTTTTTGATATGATGGTTCAGGCCATGAAGGGATTGTGGGAACATAGTCTTGGCTGTGCAACGGCGTGTAATATCATAGCCCGGCGAGCGGGATTCGAAGACCCTGAAGAATATGCTGTTGCCGGTTTATTGCACGACCTTGGGAAGGTTGTGACGGCGGTCCAATTACCGGATTTGCACAAACATATTCTGGATACTGTGGCAGCCAAGGATTTAACGTATTTTCAGGCAGAAAAAGATGTCCTTGGTTTTGGGCATGATCGCATCAATGCATGGCTTGCTCGCCATTGGGGATTGCCGCCGAATATTCGTGAAGCCATGGCTCGCCATCATGCTCCTCAGTTGGCCGAATTTTATAAACCCATGTCATGTGTTGTTCATTTGGGAGATTTTCTGGTGCGTTTACTTGAATTTGGTAATTCCGGGGATGACCAGACGGCATACTTGAGGCCTGAGGCGATGATTGAATTGAAATTCAAGATGTCTGACCTGGATAAGGTGATGGATGAGATGTCAGATCAGTTTATTGAGGTGTCTGATCTTACTTTCTAA
- the dprA gene encoding DNA-processing protein DprA produces MDFSKEYFACLALKHTAYLGPLVWKQLFEQYPSAYDAVQDASKWRSLGIESRWIKSISAQCKNEVWRKKAETEFKAAREAGMDVVTWFDPRFPQGLKHLPDPPAMLYFSGDITLLKNPGVAVVGARECTALGLEAAGRISTQLSTIGITVVSGLALGIDRQAHLGGLRGIGSSIAVLGCGLDIDYPYDNFDVRKQLMTRGLVVTEYGPGVKPRPSNFPVRNRLISGLSLGVLVAEAAHNSGSLITARLAGEQGRDVFALPGPLGQPTFTGCHRLIKQGASLVESASDIVEILRYDFARELVELPDPVSVEPGDVIDESESRVKGSTKRKRSVTKRAERQAPHRKRSTVVEREALILNDDERAIMTALNSSDKMHIDNLGRELGWTSAKVSKVMLMLEMRGAVKQLPGMWYLAKED; encoded by the coding sequence ATGGATTTTTCAAAAGAATATTTTGCCTGCCTTGCCCTCAAGCACACCGCGTACCTTGGTCCATTGGTCTGGAAGCAGCTTTTTGAACAGTATCCTTCCGCTTATGATGCTGTTCAGGATGCATCCAAATGGCGTTCTCTTGGTATAGAGAGTCGGTGGATCAAAAGTATTTCAGCTCAATGTAAAAACGAAGTATGGCGGAAGAAAGCTGAGACCGAATTCAAAGCGGCCAGAGAAGCGGGAATGGACGTGGTGACATGGTTTGATCCGCGTTTCCCACAGGGGTTGAAGCATCTACCGGACCCTCCTGCCATGCTGTATTTCTCCGGCGATATTACTCTGCTGAAGAACCCCGGTGTGGCTGTTGTCGGAGCACGCGAGTGCACAGCCCTCGGCCTGGAAGCTGCTGGGCGCATCAGTACGCAACTTTCCACTATTGGGATCACAGTTGTTTCCGGCTTGGCGCTCGGAATAGACCGCCAAGCGCATTTGGGTGGTTTACGAGGAATAGGCAGTTCTATTGCGGTTCTCGGTTGTGGTTTGGATATTGATTATCCCTACGATAATTTTGATGTTCGCAAACAGCTTATGACCAGAGGACTTGTGGTGACGGAGTATGGGCCGGGTGTGAAACCGAGGCCATCCAATTTTCCTGTGCGCAATCGGTTGATTAGTGGACTGTCTCTTGGCGTACTGGTAGCAGAAGCTGCGCACAACAGCGGGAGTCTTATTACCGCTCGTTTGGCAGGAGAACAGGGTCGTGATGTCTTTGCTCTGCCTGGTCCTCTGGGTCAGCCCACTTTTACCGGCTGTCACAGACTCATCAAGCAGGGAGCATCACTGGTTGAGAGTGCCTCGGATATCGTTGAGATATTACGATATGATTTTGCCCGAGAATTAGTCGAATTGCCTGATCCTGTCTCTGTCGAGCCAGGCGATGTGATCGATGAATCCGAGTCCAGGGTAAAGGGTTCGACAAAGCGGAAAAGATCAGTCACAAAAAGAGCGGAGAGACAGGCTCCTCATCGAAAACGTTCTACTGTGGTGGAGCGGGAAGCACTAATTTTGAATGATGATGAAAGAGCCATTATGACAGCCCTTAATTCTTCTGACAAGATGCATATCGACAACCTCGGGCGAGAGTTGGGATGGACATCCGCAAAGGTGAGTAAAGTCATGCTGATGCTCGAGATGAGGGGGGCTGTCAAGCAGTTGCCCGGTATGTGGTATTTGGCCAAAGAGGATTAA
- a CDS encoding CheR family methyltransferase yields the protein MSSLFSKTISLGKELKITDHEFASLRDFIYDQCGIYIADNRKYLLENRLGNRLKKLNLRNFDEYYNFLRYDGGKDRELKKLFEVITTNETSFYRNPPQLKVFQEKVLAEVLKNCRSKGRKLRIWSAGCSTGEEPYTISMILHEALRTEIAQWDIRITANDLSERVLESARSGVYNDYTLRTTPKEIAQRYFDMNDGTNSIKPELKKLVNFGQINLKDRTQVRRIERSQIVFCRNVIIYFDDEMKKQVISAFYDNLVPGGYLIIGHSESLHNITRAFKPIHFPGAIIYQKEE from the coding sequence ATGTCGTCACTTTTTTCAAAGACAATCTCCCTTGGCAAGGAACTCAAGATCACTGATCATGAGTTCGCAAGCCTGAGAGATTTTATCTATGACCAGTGCGGTATTTATATTGCCGACAACAGGAAATATCTTCTTGAAAATCGATTAGGTAACCGACTTAAGAAATTAAACCTGAGAAATTTTGACGAATACTATAATTTTTTGCGGTATGATGGTGGGAAAGATCGAGAATTAAAGAAACTGTTTGAGGTCATTACAACCAACGAAACGAGTTTTTACCGTAATCCACCTCAGTTGAAAGTCTTTCAAGAGAAGGTCCTTGCGGAGGTCTTGAAAAATTGTCGTTCCAAGGGGCGTAAGCTTCGCATATGGTCGGCTGGTTGTTCAACAGGTGAAGAGCCGTATACCATCTCCATGATTTTGCATGAGGCCCTCAGGACTGAAATTGCGCAGTGGGATATTCGGATTACGGCCAATGATCTTTCTGAACGTGTCTTGGAGTCAGCTCGAAGTGGTGTTTATAATGATTACACCTTGCGAACGACACCGAAAGAGATTGCCCAGCGCTATTTTGACATGAATGATGGGACTAATTCGATCAAACCTGAATTGAAGAAACTGGTTAATTTTGGTCAGATAAATCTCAAGGATCGGACTCAGGTTCGTCGTATAGAGCGATCGCAGATTGTTTTTTGCCGTAATGTCATAATTTATTTTGATGATGAGATGAAAAAGCAGGTTATCAGCGCTTTTTATGATAATTTGGTTCCGGGAGGCTATCTTATTATCGGCCATTCTGAATCCCTGCACAATATTACACGTGCGTTCAAGCCCATCCACTTTCCTGGTGCCATCATTTACCAGAAGGAAGAATAG
- a CDS encoding TMEM165/GDT1 family protein, whose protein sequence is MDWKLLLTTFGTLFVAELGDKTQLACMLMTAKTQKPWTVFLGSSLALVLVSFLGVMFAQFICQYVSPAVIKKVAAVAFILMGSLIFFDKI, encoded by the coding sequence ATGGACTGGAAGCTTCTCTTAACGACGTTCGGAACGCTTTTTGTTGCTGAGCTTGGTGATAAAACTCAATTAGCATGTATGCTTATGACTGCCAAGACTCAAAAGCCCTGGACTGTCTTCCTCGGTTCCTCGCTTGCTTTGGTGCTTGTGAGTTTTCTTGGGGTTATGTTTGCTCAATTTATCTGTCAATATGTCTCTCCGGCAGTTATCAAGAAGGTAGCTGCTGTCGCTTTTATTCTTATGGGCAGTCTGATCTTTTTCGACAAGATTTGA
- a CDS encoding chemotaxis protein CheA, with protein MSQDFLDPEILADFFVEAKEHLETIEPNLLELEKSPENLGLLNEIFRPMHSLKGASGFLGLNKINGLAHKAENILDELRQGSMHVTGAIMDLILSATDALRTMVDNLENSGIEGDVDTTPIIADIEKALAGELDEEVTGEQGGDSPVIPSPGAPEATVKPVVETVPDSIATSSQIATEPEPASPAVDTEDRAMTSSFQPQPDPNFDDTPYILTTVGEGHLADFLEEAQEIVENLNRCLLALEGDPDGSDEMINDTFRYFHNLKGNSGIIGFKELNALTHEAETLLNKVRKGDMECSQGLIDLLLAAVDLIEELIGKVDMETNKVSPVDTSVMVQLLQKVTEDLDMAAVEGAVAAGKDEAGEAQDSAAGTSFAQEHGYDQEDVTLFVSTINQQLDSASVALELLRQDATQMDIIDALFRTFQTIQNSTGYMGLNEIKEYASRTAGLVDQGRKSDIDFTLMLDILDQEFSILKEMLLQAIADVTGEAAVDPTEKGQTSKSEAESESSAPKSQDEGAAPSAPPAPAPTPQAAEVKQEPVPSPAPVAEPVASAPPQSTSPKPTPAPASQPAPKSASPAASKSMSNVPSKSAANTPAPTKPKGSSTIRVDHHKLDHLMNVIGELIINRNRYAMLARALEEGHEDVHVVAQQLTETTYAMARISDDLQDTIMKVRMVPVQTVFSRFPRLVRDLSRKSGKQVELIMEGEETEFDKSVVEEIGDPLVHLVRNAVDHGLEDEQERVQAGKKPKGHVWLRAYHKGNSVAIEVEDDGRGIDPDKLKQVAIRKGVITPEEANAMDDREALDLIFAPGFSSAEKVTDISGRGVGMDVVKTNIKNLKGSVNTQSEVGKGTRLTLTLPLTLAIIDALMVQVAGDTFAIPLDAVSETTKIEFAKLSDVNNRKAVTLRGEVLGIVELAELLGLPQTMDEREVLPMVVIQDNDRRLGLVVDRLLERQEIVIKPLGQYLNNFNLKGLSGATIMGDGSVVLILDPHEIYSLSTQLGRKEPSASVPALSSGK; from the coding sequence ATGAGTCAGGACTTTCTTGATCCGGAAATATTGGCCGATTTTTTTGTTGAGGCCAAAGAGCATTTGGAGACAATCGAGCCGAATCTGCTAGAGCTTGAAAAGTCCCCGGAGAATCTTGGGTTACTTAATGAAATTTTTCGTCCAATGCACTCACTCAAGGGTGCATCGGGCTTTCTTGGGTTAAACAAGATCAACGGCCTGGCTCACAAGGCTGAGAACATTCTCGATGAACTCAGGCAAGGCTCCATGCATGTGACTGGGGCCATAATGGATTTGATCCTCTCTGCCACAGATGCCTTGCGCACGATGGTTGATAACCTGGAAAATAGTGGAATTGAAGGCGATGTCGATACAACTCCGATAATCGCTGATATTGAAAAAGCCTTGGCTGGGGAGTTGGACGAAGAGGTGACAGGTGAGCAGGGAGGAGACTCCCCCGTGATCCCATCGCCCGGAGCCCCTGAAGCCACGGTGAAACCGGTGGTCGAAACCGTGCCCGATTCCATAGCAACATCCTCTCAGATTGCTACCGAACCTGAGCCCGCATCACCTGCGGTCGATACGGAAGATAGAGCCATGACTTCATCTTTTCAGCCTCAACCAGATCCAAATTTCGATGATACGCCTTATATCCTGACGACCGTAGGGGAGGGCCACTTGGCCGACTTCCTTGAAGAGGCTCAGGAGATAGTGGAGAACCTTAATCGGTGTCTTTTGGCGCTTGAAGGTGACCCGGATGGTAGTGATGAAATGATCAATGATACATTTCGTTATTTTCACAATCTTAAAGGAAACAGCGGTATTATCGGTTTCAAAGAGTTGAATGCTTTAACTCATGAAGCAGAAACTCTTCTGAATAAGGTTCGAAAGGGGGATATGGAGTGCAGTCAGGGGCTTATTGATCTTTTGCTCGCTGCCGTTGATCTTATTGAAGAATTGATTGGCAAAGTGGATATGGAGACCAACAAGGTCTCACCAGTGGATACAAGTGTGATGGTCCAGTTACTTCAAAAAGTAACTGAAGACCTTGATATGGCGGCTGTCGAAGGCGCTGTTGCTGCGGGCAAAGATGAGGCAGGTGAAGCTCAGGATTCCGCTGCTGGAACATCCTTTGCGCAGGAACATGGCTATGATCAGGAAGATGTGACGCTTTTTGTTTCAACCATCAATCAGCAACTGGATTCTGCTTCTGTGGCCTTGGAGCTGCTTCGCCAGGATGCAACCCAGATGGATATTATTGATGCCTTGTTCCGAACCTTCCAGACAATTCAGAACTCTACAGGCTACATGGGCCTGAATGAAATTAAGGAATATGCATCCCGGACAGCTGGGTTGGTCGATCAGGGGCGCAAGTCTGATATCGATTTTACACTGATGCTGGATATCCTGGACCAGGAATTTTCCATTTTGAAAGAAATGCTTCTTCAGGCCATTGCTGATGTTACCGGAGAAGCCGCAGTTGATCCAACTGAGAAAGGGCAGACTTCCAAGTCTGAGGCAGAATCAGAATCCAGCGCTCCCAAGAGTCAGGACGAAGGAGCTGCTCCCTCAGCTCCTCCAGCTCCAGCTCCAACTCCTCAGGCTGCTGAGGTTAAACAAGAGCCTGTGCCGTCCCCTGCACCCGTTGCTGAGCCAGTTGCTTCAGCTCCCCCTCAGTCAACTTCGCCAAAGCCTACTCCTGCCCCAGCTTCTCAACCTGCACCCAAGTCCGCATCGCCTGCGGCCTCTAAATCTATGTCGAATGTTCCGAGCAAAAGTGCTGCGAATACTCCAGCTCCCACTAAACCCAAGGGGTCCAGCACTATTCGAGTGGATCACCATAAACTTGATCACTTGATGAATGTTATTGGTGAGTTGATAATCAACAGAAATCGTTATGCAATGTTGGCCCGTGCACTTGAAGAAGGGCATGAGGATGTTCATGTTGTCGCGCAGCAGTTGACAGAGACCACTTACGCCATGGCTCGGATTTCCGATGATTTGCAAGATACGATCATGAAAGTCCGCATGGTCCCGGTGCAAACTGTTTTTTCCCGGTTTCCGCGTCTTGTTCGTGACCTGAGCCGGAAATCTGGCAAACAGGTTGAACTGATCATGGAAGGCGAAGAGACTGAATTCGATAAATCTGTTGTTGAAGAAATCGGTGATCCTTTGGTGCACCTCGTGAGAAACGCGGTGGATCACGGACTTGAGGATGAGCAGGAACGAGTTCAGGCTGGCAAAAAACCAAAAGGCCATGTCTGGTTGAGAGCCTACCATAAAGGGAACTCTGTCGCTATCGAGGTTGAGGATGACGGGCGTGGAATCGACCCAGATAAACTCAAACAAGTGGCTATTAGAAAAGGGGTTATTACTCCAGAAGAAGCTAATGCCATGGATGATAGAGAAGCTTTGGATCTCATCTTTGCTCCTGGTTTTTCTTCAGCTGAAAAGGTGACGGATATTTCAGGTCGTGGTGTTGGTATGGATGTGGTCAAGACCAACATTAAAAATCTCAAGGGAAGTGTTAATACCCAGTCTGAAGTTGGTAAGGGGACACGGTTGACCCTGACCCTGCCATTGACGCTCGCCATTATCGATGCGCTTATGGTCCAGGTGGCTGGGGATACTTTTGCCATCCCTCTCGATGCTGTTTCCGAGACCACGAAGATCGAATTTGCAAAGCTCTCTGATGTCAATAATCGAAAAGCAGTGACTTTGCGTGGCGAAGTACTCGGGATTGTCGAATTGGCAGAGTTACTCGGGTTGCCGCAAACCATGGATGAACGAGAAGTGCTGCCGATGGTTGTTATACAGGACAATGACCGACGTTTGGGGCTTGTTGTGGACCGATTGTTAGAAAGACAAGAAATAGTTATTAAGCCTCTTGGACAGTATCTCAATAATTTTAACCTTAAGGGGCTTTCCGGGGCAACTATTATGGGGGATGGCTCTGTTGTGCTTATTCTTGATCCCCATGAAATATACAGTCTGTCAACTCAGCTTGGACGGAAGGAGCCTTCGGCATCTGTTCCGGCGCTCAGTTCTGGAAAGTAG
- the ybgF gene encoding tol-pal system protein YbgF yields MDYLKLVLLTVVCLMASACTAARQQASTIDASTEWRLKSLEESFLNFREEQRLQADRSLESSEAVSRKLENLEQKIASLKSGSSIMAAPEDVSADSSSVEKGWVTDLKPEDDGWVEGQKNEVSDTVKTTIQNDETQPWDTVPGPPPVVPEPKIVERKKTSVQRHKASPELSSAKALYTSGLAKYNGDDFIGARSAFEQFVKKYPKNDLVPNALYWKGETFYSQKDFAQSILAFKEVTGRYPKHDKSAAALLKIGMSYDKVGDPDNAIFYLRALIEDFPKSAPAKLARQELNRLGG; encoded by the coding sequence ATGGACTATCTGAAGCTCGTCCTGCTGACTGTGGTATGCCTCATGGCATCAGCTTGTACTGCGGCCAGGCAGCAGGCATCCACGATAGATGCGAGTACGGAATGGCGATTGAAAAGTCTTGAAGAGAGCTTTTTGAATTTTCGTGAAGAGCAACGGCTTCAGGCTGACCGGAGTCTTGAAAGTTCCGAAGCTGTCTCTCGTAAGCTTGAAAACCTGGAACAGAAAATTGCCTCCCTTAAGTCTGGTTCTTCTATAATGGCTGCCCCGGAAGATGTTTCTGCGGACTCTTCCTCTGTTGAGAAAGGATGGGTGACAGATCTGAAACCCGAAGATGATGGCTGGGTTGAGGGGCAGAAAAATGAGGTGTCAGATACTGTCAAAACCACAATCCAAAATGATGAAACTCAACCCTGGGATACTGTGCCTGGTCCTCCTCCGGTCGTGCCTGAACCCAAAATTGTTGAGAGGAAAAAAACTTCTGTTCAGAGACATAAGGCTTCTCCTGAGCTGTCTTCTGCCAAGGCTCTCTATACTTCAGGGCTCGCCAAATATAATGGGGATGATTTTATTGGCGCTCGGTCTGCCTTTGAGCAGTTCGTTAAGAAATATCCTAAGAATGATCTTGTTCCTAATGCCCTTTATTGGAAGGGAGAGACGTTCTATTCACAAAAGGATTTTGCCCAATCCATTTTGGCTTTCAAGGAAGTTACGGGACGATACCCGAAACATGACAAATCTGCGGCGGCATTGCTCAAGATAGGAATGTCTTACGACAAGGTGGGCGACCCTGATAATGCAATTTTCTATCTGCGTGCGCTTATAGAGGATTTTCCAAAGTCTGCGCCAGCAAAGCTCGCTCGTCAAGAGCTGAACCGCTTGGGCGGTTGA
- a CDS encoding protein-glutamate methylesterase/protein-glutamine glutaminase — protein MIKVLVVDDSAFMRKAISTMLDKDPGIKVVGTARDGSEGLEMVRKLDPDVVTMDIEMPKMDGLTALRQIMMEAPRPVLMVSSLTTEGAESTLKAMELGAVDFIPKQLSKVSLDVVKIEKDLIAKVKTVAARKMRHVTATRTSARPLSSPVKSVAASATGKPKRDVIAIGVSTGGPPVVQKILSSLPADFPASIVIAQHMPAAFTGPFAKRLDGVSALTVKEAENGDILKPGHVFIAPGGRHVVLDQKISRVDVVVTDHPAGELYKPSANVLISSVAQAVGRRALGVILTGMGNDGCEGIRDLKSKGGRALAQSDNTCVVYGMPKAIVDENLADEIVDLDDLAESIIANLYK, from the coding sequence GTGATAAAAGTTCTTGTTGTGGACGATTCCGCTTTCATGCGGAAAGCTATCAGCACGATGCTTGATAAGGACCCGGGAATTAAGGTTGTTGGCACTGCCAGAGACGGTAGTGAAGGCCTCGAAATGGTCCGCAAGCTTGATCCTGATGTCGTTACCATGGACATCGAGATGCCGAAGATGGATGGTTTGACTGCTTTGCGGCAAATCATGATGGAAGCTCCCAGGCCGGTCCTTATGGTGAGTTCCCTGACAACGGAAGGGGCTGAATCCACTCTGAAAGCCATGGAATTGGGGGCTGTTGATTTTATCCCTAAGCAACTGTCCAAAGTTTCTCTCGATGTCGTTAAAATCGAAAAAGATCTCATCGCCAAAGTCAAGACAGTTGCTGCCCGCAAAATGCGGCATGTCACTGCAACTCGGACTTCTGCGCGCCCTTTGTCCTCACCAGTCAAGAGTGTTGCCGCTTCTGCGACAGGAAAGCCCAAGCGTGATGTTATTGCGATAGGTGTTTCGACAGGAGGGCCTCCTGTGGTGCAGAAGATTCTTTCTTCTCTGCCTGCAGATTTTCCTGCCAGTATAGTGATTGCACAGCATATGCCAGCCGCTTTTACGGGGCCATTCGCCAAACGGTTGGATGGTGTTAGCGCTTTGACCGTCAAGGAAGCTGAAAATGGGGATATTCTCAAGCCTGGGCATGTTTTTATAGCCCCTGGCGGGAGGCATGTTGTCCTTGATCAGAAGATTAGTCGAGTCGACGTCGTCGTTACTGATCACCCTGCGGGAGAACTCTACAAACCCTCGGCAAATGTTCTCATTAGTTCCGTGGCCCAGGCTGTGGGTCGGCGCGCGTTGGGAGTCATCCTGACGGGTATGGGGAATGATGGCTGTGAAGGAATACGGGATTTGAAGAGCAAGGGAGGGCGAGCCCTGGCACAAAGTGACAATACGTGTGTCGTGTATGGTATGCCGAAAGCTATAGTCGATGAAAATCTGGCCGATGAAATAGTGGACCTTGATGATCTGGCAGAATCTATCATTGCCAATCTCTATAAATAG